TTTTTGGATTTTGCTGAATCAAGGTATGAATTATATTTCGCGCAAAGACGCAAAGGAGCAAAGACGCAAAGTTTAAGAAAATTGTATGTTGGTTTAAACTCCTGGTGTACTACCACCATCAACTTGAATTTCTACACCAGTAATAGAAGCAGCTAAATCAGAAACTAAAAATAAAGCTAGAGATGCAATTTCTTCAGGTTTAGCTATTCTTCCTAAAGGTATTGATTTCACTGCTTGGGCTTTATATTCATCTACAGTAATACCCAAACTTTGGGCATTTTGCACTGCTAAAGTTTTCGCTCTTTCTGTGTCTGTTAATCCTGGAGAAATGGCATTAATTCTAATATTATCTAGGGCTAATTCTTTAGAAATGCCTCTTGTAAAGTTGAGTAGGGCCGCATTGGATGTTCCTCCTGGCAGGAAGTTGGGGCGGGGTGTGCGTCCAGCACCACCAATAATGTTAACAATGCGTCCATCACCTTGATTTTTCAGGTAGGGAACAACGGCTCTAACTAATCGAATGTAACCCAAAAGTTTTAAATTCCAAGCATCTAAAAATGCTTCATCACTCAATTCTAAAAACGAACCCGCACGGGCTGAACCAGCATTATTAATCAAGATGTCAACTTTACCAAATTGTTCAATTGTTGTAGAGACAACTTTCTCAACATCTTCTGCTTTGGTTAAGTCAGCACTAACACCAATAACTTTAGCCTCTGCATTAGGTAAAAATTGAATATCAACTACTGCTTGATAAAGTTTTTCTTGATTGCGAGCAGCAATAACTACATTCACACCTTCACTATATAAAGCTTTAGCTGTAGCTAACCCAATTCCTGCACTACCACCTGTAACAATTGCTGTTTTACCTGACAGATTTAGTTCTAAACTCATAGAAATTGCACCTTTGATAAATTTACAAACAAAATAATCACAGAAAACCTAAATTTGCTTAACTGCAAAATTTTCTACGAGAAATTGCTTGAGATGTGGCTGTTCTAAATTAATGCTCAATTCATTAGCTTTTTGAGCGATTTCTTCATAAGTAAAACCTGATTGAATTGCTTCTGCAATTAAGGCTATTCCTCCGGCTCTTGCACCACCAGCACAGTGAATTAAAATTGGTTTGGGTAAATGATCAATTTCTAGAATTGCTTCTGCTGTTAATTCTTGATTTGGTGCTTGAGAATTTAAAGGAATGTTTGTATATTCCAATCCTACAATTTGTGCTTCTTGCTTTTCATCATGGAAAAAACCATTTTCATCAGGATCACGTAAATTCAAAACTGATTTAAAACCCTCAATTGCTAATTTTCTTAATTCCTCAGCAGAAATTTGTCCAGCGATACTCAAATCATCATTAATCTTTTTAAAATCAGTCATTTTAATTCCTCTTTGGATGAAATGGAATCAATAAATAGATGCCAAAACCTTATCTGCTGCGGCTCGTAATGCAGTTGCAGCACCAGCACTCATATCTCGTGGCGCACAAATCCTATTTCTCACATAAGCCAGTGTAATAGCCCCTGTAGCCGCGATAATTGGATCTATACTTTCTTTTCCACCTGTTCTTCCTCCTAGTAATAGTTCGTTATTACCATTAAGGAGATAATCAGCTAATAGTCTGAGGTGAAAATCAACAATTTCTTTGATTATTGAGATATCACCTAAAGATTGAACTCCTGAATTTTTGAGAATATCGCCAATAGCAGTTTCTCGATTATCACTTAATCTTTCTGCTGCTTCAGCCCGATATTCAATAAATTCAGCATCAAATAAATCTAAAGGTAAGGGATTACCAATAGGTTCTACACCAAATCTACGGCGTAAAAGTAAATTATTAGTAATATTGTCTGATTTAACTCTGTTGTAAGCAGGACGTTTTTTAAGTGCTGCAAACCAAACATTGATGAGAGGAAAACGAGGATTTCCTTTGATGTGATATCCTCTATATACTGGTAAATTAGCCGCCAATCTATCTAAATGGGGACTATACATAATATCTACTAAACTAAATGTTGATAAAAAATAGGGTTTTGGATATCTCCCTAAAGTTTTTTCAATTTCATCTAATTTAGCTTCAAATTCTGCCTGTAAATTTGCTAATTCTTTGGCATCTTCTGGAGGTTGTCTCAGAAATTTATAGGCAATATCCCGAAAACCATTAGTTTCTGCATCTTCAACCCATTCTCTAGCAATCGCATTTTCTTCTGGATTTTCAGGTAACAATGTTTCTCCAAAGTGTTCTTCCAATTCTAAAAGAATATCTTTTGATTCATAAACGAATTTGCCCTCAATATTTGCTGCGGGGACAAGGGTTGTTGGCACTAAATCTGTGTACCATTTCGGTTTATTACTCAGATCAATAAATTCTGTTTCAAAGGGAATTTGTTTTTCTTCTAAAGCAAACCAAACCCGTTCGCAAAAAGGACACCAAGAGTTACTATCACGATATAATAATACTGGTGGTTTTTGATTGCTTGTAAGTTTATCTAAACTACTAGGAATAGGAGCAGTAGAAGGTGCTTGTCCTGGTCTTTTAACTCGACGGGCGGGGGTATTTTGTCGAGCAGTTTCTAACAGTTGTTCCCAATTAGATATGGTAGTGCTTGCAATAGACATTTGTTACCTTGCCTTATTTGGAACGCCAGAAAATACAAA
The DNA window shown above is from Anabaena sp. WA102 and carries:
- a CDS encoding SDR family oxidoreductase; the encoded protein is MSLELNLSGKTAIVTGGSAGIGLATAKALYSEGVNVVIAARNQEKLYQAVVDIQFLPNAEAKVIGVSADLTKAEDVEKVVSTTIEQFGKVDILINNAGSARAGSFLELSDEAFLDAWNLKLLGYIRLVRAVVPYLKNQGDGRIVNIIGGAGRTPRPNFLPGGTSNAALLNFTRGISKELALDNIRINAISPGLTDTERAKTLAVQNAQSLGITVDEYKAQAVKSIPLGRIAKPEEIASLALFLVSDLAASITGVEIQVDGGSTPGV
- a CDS encoding beta-lactamase hydrolase domain-containing protein; the protein is MTDFKKINDDLSIAGQISAEELRKLAIEGFKSVLNLRDPDENGFFHDEKQEAQIVGLEYTNIPLNSQAPNQELTAEAILEIDHLPKPILIHCAGGARAGGIALIAEAIQSGFTYEEIAQKANELSINLEQPHLKQFLVENFAVKQI
- a CDS encoding glutathione S-transferase family protein, whose amino-acid sequence is MSIASTTISNWEQLLETARQNTPARRVKRPGQAPSTAPIPSSLDKLTSNQKPPVLLYRDSNSWCPFCERVWFALEEKQIPFETEFIDLSNKPKWYTDLVPTTLVPAANIEGKFVYESKDILLELEEHFGETLLPENPEENAIAREWVEDAETNGFRDIAYKFLRQPPEDAKELANLQAEFEAKLDEIEKTLGRYPKPYFLSTFSLVDIMYSPHLDRLAANLPVYRGYHIKGNPRFPLINVWFAALKKRPAYNRVKSDNITNNLLLRRRFGVEPIGNPLPLDLFDAEFIEYRAEAAERLSDNRETAIGDILKNSGVQSLGDISIIKEIVDFHLRLLADYLLNGNNELLLGGRTGGKESIDPIIAATGAITLAYVRNRICAPRDMSAGAATALRAAADKVLASIY